From the Balearica regulorum gibbericeps isolate bBalReg1 chromosome 11, bBalReg1.pri, whole genome shotgun sequence genome, the window TCTGATCCAACGCTGTTATGCAGGGTCAGGGATTGCCATGGACTTCACCATGGAGGACTTGCTGAGCTACTTCAACTCCATCACTCTGTCCAACATGTAGAGGCAACCCTCTCTGGATGTCTGTTGGGAGCAGCTCAGGAACCCTTGTCTGCAGCTACATCTTTATGAGCTAAGCTCAAAACTCTTCCCAAGCTGAAGTTTGAAATACAGGGGTCCTATCCTGACCTTAATGCCAAAGTGCCTCTGACTTCTCAGGCTAGATCTCCCTTGGGGAAGTGGAGTTCTCAGACCCAAACCACAGCTTCCCTACTCCAAGAAACCATTACGCAGCtagtaaaaaaaccctcccaaacCTCAAATTTCTGCCAAAATGAGTGACAGTGCTGTACCTCTTCAGCAGACCACCAGATGAACAGGCATCTTCTCTCCAAGAACTCAGTCTTTTATCTACTGTCAGATTTCATGGTGAACCTGTGCTAAAACAAGAGGGTTCACTAGAGACAGGTGAAATTTCAGAGTTATTAATATCAAAAGTTTTATTGCTTATAGCTAAGAAAGGATTTACTTGCCAGTAAACTGGAGTGGAGCAAAGTTCTAAAGACCCAAACTGATCTCTCGGGGAGTTGCCTGTTCTTACCCCATTTTCTTATGAAGCATCCTATAGCTACGTCACAACTCACTAataaattttttgttgttgaaaatgTGGCCTCTGTATCTTGTGATGATAATCATGGGGCTAACATGCTGTCCATTATAACCTTCTCTCTAAAAAACTGAAGATCCCGAACTCTTTGGTTCAGTACAAAATATCAATCGGGTCCTTAGTGATGACACGGGGTCTGCAGCCTGAACTACTCACAGCCAACTGCCCAGAGAGCTTCAGACCTTTCAaaactccattttatttttgacagATTTGGGTTTTGtagaggaataaaaagaaaatctctaaCTCTGCCTCGGGCCACAGAGAACCCCTTTGGACATGTCTGTTTGCAGGAAGGGGTGTCCAAAAAGGTGCCCAAAGCTGTGCACGTCACCCTGAGGCTCCTTTTCTATTGCTCCTTGCTACATATTGGCTGTTAGCATGGCACCCACAGCTCGTACCTCTTTCACTAGTGGGAGCTTGCAGTGCTCCCGCGGACAGCAAGTGCCTCGCAGAGCATTTTCCCCTTGCAAAGGGAAAGATGGCTAAAGGTGGCTAAAATATCCAGActctttttccagaatttttcaAGCAACTCTTGTGTAGTTGGACTTTCAGTTCCTTTGGGTCAAGGTACACCTCTGCAGGGAGCGGTGCTTGGAGTTCCTGTTTCTAATCTTGTTGCTTTCCCCGTGCCCCGTCATTCTCCGCTGACGTTGCTGCTCGCACAGCTCAGCTCGGGGCAGCAGGAAGAGGACGGTCATAAGGGAACCAGCCAGCACCCGCTTGCCCAGCTCTTTGTCCTCTCTTGCAGGTACTCAGACTACTTTTGCAGTCCCATTTCCTTGCAGTTGTTTGCTGAGGGGCTCACGTGGGAGGAGAGGGTTGTATTGGTGAGGTTTGCTcggcaggagctgggagctgcaggctgTGACATGAGGGTGCTGCAATGTGGGAGCACCCAGGAAAACCATGCAATCACTGGGCACGGTCCAGGCCATGCTGCAGTCCCAGCTTGGGCTTGGGGACAACAGGGTCCTGCTCCAAGCAAGCTCCTGTGACTGCAGTGAGCAGATGACCCAGTGAAACTGCACCTGGTTTTACACTGACCTTGCTCCTGTGTCAGCAGGACTTTGAAATCTCTCCTTGCCAGCCATTTCCCATGCACTCTGCTGCAGAAGGGCAACGCCAGAGGATATGAACCCAACATAGAACACCCACTGTAAAACCAGGCTACCGAGTCCCCCGTACCCTCATGCTGAGGGCCACCAGGGCCAAATCCATTTCCTTTTTACAGCTTGGTGCAAAGGTACCCCCAGGCTCTGGGGAACAGCAGGAAGATCTGCTGCCATGGAGTTGAGGAGCCTGAGCCTGCTTTAAATGTGTGTTGATGATCAGGGAGAAGTTCGGGGATCTTCAGAGGGTCATCGGAGTCACCAGAGCAGGATCATCGGGCATCCTGCTCTGGTGCAGATGGGGCTGAAGTGAAGCAGAGACGTGACAAGTAGGCCACTGAAACATTTACAGCACTCTTCATTTTCCTAAAAGTGACTTTTCCCCTGCCAAGGCACCATGTCACAGTCCCACAGCCCTCAGCCATTTGCCCCTTGGGCTCAGTCCCACAGCGCAGTCATGTTGGTGGCAAGTTCCCGTCCTCATGGTGTTGGTCAGGACCATGGTCCTTGTTTATGGTCCATGTTTTACATCTACATTGTATAGGCACCAGAAGGGATTCTGTCCCCTTCCTGTAAGATAATGACACAGCCCCTTTCCATGTGGACACCAAGCAGCTGCTTCAGCCCTGGTACCCTTTTCTTCTGGGAATATTCCTCCCCCAGAGACATTGCCTACCGCACTGACAGGGCCAAGCTTGTCTTAACTCTCTGTCTTTGCTTCACCTGGATGAGTGTGCACACCTGGACACGAAGGAGGTCGGGAGGACACCAGAGGGTGTTGGAGGGAAGGATCGCACACATGGTCCATCCTTGGTGCACACAGGTTTTTGAGCATCGGGAGCTCAGTGTCTTGGTGACATCAGCCCTCAGCGAGGTCACCCCTCTGGTGCTCCAGATCTAGCCCCAGCCAGGGGCTCTGGCATGCTCAGGTCCCACCAGAGCAAAGCGGAGGAGGTCCGAGGCCCTTCCAAGGAGGAGAATTTATTGCTTCTGTACTTGTGCCACCTGCAggccaaaacaaaacctgtttgaTCTCCATTCACAGTTCAGTTCACAGCTGCCTGGACCATTTCCCTGAATAGCTCATTGCTCATAACCTTCATGTTCTGTGGTTTTGCATGCTGGTTCCCAGCCCTGAGAGGATGTCCTGGAAGGAGGAGTGTATGAGTCCACCCTCATGTTTCATCCAGCGCCTGGACCACCTTGTGTTGACTGTGAAGAGCATTGAGGACACTGTGGCCTTTTATTCCAAAGTCCTGGGCATGGAGGTGGTGACTTTCAAGGTAACATGGGGCACAGGCTGGGTCTAGGGGACCTGGAGCTGCAGTTCTGGGCCAGTGGCTGGTCTTTGTGGAGCTCTGGTAGGGTCTCTGGGGCACCTCCTTGGGGTGGGGATGGTAGTACCAACACAAGCTGCAGGCCATCAAGCTCTGAGTTTCCAAAAATCTCCCTCCTCACcctcttcccctcacccctcatCTTTGTTCCCACTGCAGTGTCAGCCTGTGCATTATTTGTGTGGCTGCCCcacaggcaggaaggagagTGCCCCAAACTGAAAACATACGTCATTACGGTGTGGAAATAGCTGCATGAGGCTGTAGGACTTTCTTGGGTCACTCCACATTTCCAGGCATGTCCTAGGAGCCTTGCAGTGGCCAGTTCTTGTCTTGGGTTGCCACAGCAAGAGCCCAGAGTTAGCAGGACTACAGCCAGGTCCCCAGGACTTTCAGGGCTATGAAAGTGAGTGGATGCTGAAGGCTTCCAGCCCAGCAAGTCTCATTGTGCTTTGATTCGTTTCTTTGGAGACAGGGAAATCGCAAAGCTTTACGTTTTGGCAACCAGAAGTTTAACCTGCATGAGGTTGGGAAGGAGTTTGAACCCAAGGCGCGGTGCCCAGTCCCTGGCTCTGCAGATATCTGCCTTATCACACAGGTGCCCCTGGACCAGCTGCAGGATCATCTGAAGGTGAGGAAGGTGTAGAGTGTGCAAAGGGCGGTGGGAGGCATGAAGCCAGAGCCTCCCAAGTGACACTTTCAGGGACTGTGTCTTGGGGAATGTCAGAATTGTCTCACCCAACAGCTCATGTTTTCAAGGCTGAGGAGGGGAGAGTGCACAAGGCCCTGATAAGACTACCTTAAGCATGAAACCCCTGCTCTTATGTCTCCTCCCAGGCCTGTGGGGTGATTATTGAAGAAGGTCCCGTGGCCAGAACCGGTGCTGTGGGTCCAATAACATCCATCTACTTCCGAGACCCCGATGAGAACCTGATTGAGGTTTCCAGGTACTGCACAGATGCGACTGCAGTTGATGGAGGGGAACCCTAACCACTACCCACACTCTGCCTGTGTCCCAGCAGGAGACAGGATGCAGAGGCCAGGCTTTTGATGGCCAGTTTACAGgttcaagcttttattttgcaaaccTAGGACAAGTCTCAAATCCCAGCCATAAAAGTAGGGGGTGCATCAACCTTGAGAGTTTCCCCAAGGCAGTCTGCTCAGTTCCCACCCCTGGGTGTGAATCCCACTTTGGTAAATCACCATCAATGGAGATTTCATTGACCTTCTTGGAAGatccatcctgctgctgctgcactacTTTTGTTGGGACAAGATGTCCTGATGTCTGACACCCTTTTTGCTGCAGTTGAAGCCCCTCATTTCTGCACTGTCCACCATGAGCACAAAAGAACCTGTCATTCCTCTTCTTTCCATAGTCACTTTTTACACAGCTGAAGGTTTCTGTCTCCCTTCCTCTCGGTCTGCCTGCTTGGCTTGACACGGGCTGGCTGGCACTGGTGGCTCTCACACCAAGCCAGTGGTTTAAATCCAGCTGTGACTGTTGAAACCTGCTTCCTGCCTGGGAACTGGGATTTTGGCCTCAGTGTCTGACACACAAAACACTCCTGAAGCTGAAGTTCTGTGCCTCATAGTCAGCTCTGCATAAATAGTTACAGGGTTCCTGTCACCCGGGATGGGAAAGTGTAGAGATGAGACAGCTGCATGGCACGGGGGGAGAGTGTCTAAAGTCAGTGAGATCACCTAGATTTATGCAAGAATAAGGGGGAAACAAGGTGCTAAGAAGACACTGGCATCAGGCAGAAAACTTTGGCTCCTCCTTGCAGCCCTGGTTGCCCTGTTTTACCAGTGAGGCAGCAACAGGGCTTTGCTCTGGCCCTTGCACCAGCTGCCGAGGGAAGGATGCAGCCTTGTACTACAGCTGGGAGGGATTCGCTCCTCCTTTCCATCCCCATGCATGACACGTTCCTGTGGACTGTTTCTCTCAGtcactcatttttggaacagtCAGTCATTAATTTTTGGAACAGCAGCCTCCTGGTAAAACTTGACCCCTCCATGGCAACATGTCCAGAGCTTGGGAGAACCTCTGGaccagggaagaggaaggcCAACACTCTTGTCTTCCTCTGTCCAGGAGCTCATGGAGCTGCCTGCATGGCATGGAGGGAGGCATGGCTCATCCCGGTGAGGAGGAAGGtgtttcagcagagctggggcagggatTTACCGCAGCGGAGTCCACTCTGACTCTGACTCATGGCACTCAGTTACTTGTGGGGCTGTCctaagttttcttctttctttaattattgAAAAAGCAATTCCttgataatttaaaaagcataaaacaatAAAGACTTGGGGGTTTTCAAGGAGAGCAGTTCCCCAGCTGGCCACACTGCGGTAGCAATGTTATCATCACGGAAATGGTGCTGGAAGGCAGAGAGGACTCTTCTGACCTCTACGGTCAAAATTGTctctaaaactgaaataaaccttgaattgtacttttttttccttttttttctttttttttttttttctttcctgctggcATTTTGTAGGAAACCCAAAATTCTCCATGgtgcaaaaaaaatgcaaagccctAAAAAATTCAGTGCTCCAGATTATCAAAAGCTTGTGCTGGTGGTGACCGTAGGGATGAAACCTGCTTTCGGCTCGAGTTGAACCATTTGCAGGAACTAAAGACAAGAGATGCCGTGGGAGAAAAAACACAGGCAGCTCATAACACTTACTTTGTGAACGGAGCCCTGGGAGCGGACCCCCTGGGAGGGATCCCACAGGAGGGGACCCCGAGGAGGAACCCCCCATGGAGGGACCCCCATGGAGGCACCTCCAGGGAGGGACCCCGAGGAGGGACCGTCAGGGTGGGACCCCCAGGGAGAGACCTTCGAGGAGGGATCCCCATTAAGAGACTCCCAGGGAGGAACCCCGAGGAGAGGCCCCTGAGGAAGGACCCCCAGAGAAAGATGCTCTAGGAGGGACCCCCATTATGGGACCCCCAGGAAGGGACCCTGAGGAGGAATCCCCGAGGAGATACTCCCAGGGAGGGACCCCCAGGGAGGGACCCCGAGGAGGGACCCCCCAGGGAAGGATGCTGGAGGAGGGACCCCCATTGCGGGACCCCCATTGCGGGACCCCCCGGCCAGCGGAGCCCCCCCGGCGGCCCCGACCGGCGGCTGCTCTCCAGGGTGCTGAGGGCCCGCGGCCGCCTCCGGCCCTGCCGCGGGTGGGTCCTGCCCACGGGAGAGGGACGATGCCCACGGGAGAGGCTGATGGCGGCATCCTGCTCCCCCCGTCAGCTTCCCCCTCCCACTCTCTACTGGTCAGGGCTTCTCTTCTTCCAGCGGAGCCCTATTAATTTCTGGCGTGGGATTGTAGGTATTTATTGATTGCTAACACAGATCCTGTCTGGCTCTGCACTGCAAGTGTCCTTTCATTCAACGAGCTTGCTACCGTAAATATGTTTGTGGAGAAaggtttccttttcttaattttaagtgtCATTTATCTTGGAACAGCAATAGAAAGAAGGACAACGGCTCTTTTCTTATTCAGCCTGAGAGGAGAAGTCAGGGACTTTGGTGGCACCACATTAATCGCTGAATGCACTCAGTGTCACACAAGCTGCTCTATAATTTTCACAGGCCAGTTTTTAAATTGCCTCTTTTAAGACCTCGCTTTCCTTGCCAGCAGTTTGGACCTCCTAATTAGTTAAGGATATGAAATGTTTGCTGTTTGAAACTGGAATTAATGAGTGAGAGACTTTCCTGGGCTGGGATACTGGAGGCGTTTTCAGGATCCTAGGCTTTTGGAGCAAATAGCATGAACGAAAATAATCTCAGGTATGCCATTAGCTCCTAGATGCTCTGGAAAAGCCACTTACTGCTTCAACTGATAAGGGGCCCAATAAAAGGGAAGTTGGACCGATCAGCCTTCCCGTGCTCAATGTAAATATATGACTGGAGAAATCACTGGCCACAGATCAGCCTTCTAGCTGGCCCTGTCCTAGCCTCTGCTGGGTCCCCCATCTATTGGAAAAGCCTCTGTATTGCATATGATCAGTTTAAAACTAAAAACGTGATGGTCTACATAATCTAGCATTAAATCTTTatgcagaaaatgaatttaCTTCAGTTCTTTATTCAGAAAGATTCAGTGTGAATATGTTATACAGTATGAGAGAGTGGATTAACAGGTGGGCAAACAGTTTTGCTCTGGCTGGGAAGTTCTCTGCATAGACCACTACCAGCAAGCTAAAAAGGAACCGGCCCACATTCCTTCTTGCCTGTCTAGTCCCATCTCGCTCCCCCTTGCACAACCCTCACTTCTCCAACAGATTCTGTACCTATATCAAGATCATATTTGGAAACAAGTCCTTTGGATCCGCAATCACAGTATTTGTTTAATATCGCACAGTTCTCCACCTCACTGTTCAGAAAGTGTGTATGGTAAGAAAGCCTTTCAGTGAATGGCTACTCAGGAGCACAAGTACCGATTTCATCCCAGCTGGAAAGATGAGTTAAGAACTGAGCCTCGGTAAGCTTTCCCTCCTCTGAGAGGGGTGAAACAGGAATTTCCCAATGTGAGTCACAGCGTGAACGTGCCCAAGTCACCATCCAGAGGTGCCCATCTCCGCACGGACTATAGAGACCACCTCTGGTGAGCCAGCTCTGAATAGGtgcctgggcaacctgtgcaaAGCCCGAGAGGATGACGTGGTGCAGCCCTAGGATTGGCAGGGGTCACCTCACGGGAGGCGTAGGATGTAGGTGTAGGACTGATGTAGGGTTCCTTGCCTACCGATTGCCTTTCATTCAGAAAAGACATACAGGTTTTAAGGGTCCTTGAACCATCCCTTGTACACAGAGAAGTGACAAACACTTCCCAAGTGCTGGAGAAATGGGAGGcttttactggaaaagaaaaaaaattccctctcTGCCCGAGAGTTTTGTAGGCAGGGCTGTTTACAGTAACTGATAGATTTTTCATCTGGCCAGCATGACTGACTAACCATGATCTGAAAAGTGCCCAGAAGAGCACTAAGAAAAGCACACATTTTGCAGTTAaacttcctcttcttcccagaCTCAGCGGTTAGGcattctgcacagaaaaaactttgaatgcagctttaaaaaatatctagaCACAGTTCCTTCTGGGGAACCGACTTCCAGATGATACCCCAGGATCTCATAGATTTCCATGggatttattttgtatttgtggtGGCCTTTCAGCTACTCAGACAGCATCAACCATGACTTGAAATTTAATCTGTGTACTAATTACTGACACAGACACACCTCCTTCCTTGTGGGCTCCTTCAGTATTAAAGCATCTACTTTGACTTCAAGGGGTGAGAACTTTCCTGACATTGGAAATCAATAGTAAAGCACCAATGAAGAAAGGAATCAGAGTTTCACCAGGACAAGTCCCTTATCAAAAACCCGCTTGCTGTTCCCTCACAGGCTGCAGGCCAGCTGGGAACTATCTGACAGATTCTCCAGGTTGTCCACCATAGTGATGAtggtttctattttttcttctggaagcaCATGAGAGGCGTTGGATCGAAACTTCTTCAGGAGCGATTCTTTGCTCAGAGGCTTCCTCCAGTGCCCATAGAAAGTGTCACACTTGCCTGTCAGGACATCCCCGCTGTGCAGGAGCAGCGCCACCTCTCCGTACATCTTGTCAAAGTTGGCCACGTTATCTTCAGGGTGCTCCACCACCACTTTGTGCAGCAGCTCCCTCAGCTCGGGTCGGTGGATGCTGCTCTCTGTGAAGGAGCTGAGGCCCACTTCACCATCCAACAGGGCAGTGCAGGCATTGAATTGGAAGGAATGTCTAGCCTGGTGTTCAGAGCTGGGGAAAGGTCGATTGATGTACTTTGACACTGGGATCTTCAGCACAATGGTACGGATCAAAGAGGGCGAGAAGGACCCTGCGTAGTTGATGAAGAGGTTCCGGACAGACAAGGCAGCGTCCACCACCCAGTGCATCCCCAAGTGGGCTGGGAATCGCTTGAAAGCAATATCCTGCTTCTCCAAGAGGAACTCGTGATGGTCACTTGGTGTGGACAGTGGTTTGGGTTGATAGATACTGTAGAAAGCACTGAATCCAGAGCAACCAGGGATGTCATCCAGAATTAAGGGGTTAGCCTCCATCCCTCGGGCAGCCAGCAGCGCTGCTTCCAAGCCCAGCCGAGTAGCATTCCCAATATGCAATGGCTTGGCTTGGGTGGCGGCGTTTGCCATGGGTGCCCCTGCAAGCGATGCGGCAATGCCCAAAGCGTGTGAGCACTGGGCCGTGCTGAGAGAGAGCAGTTTTGCAGTGGCCGCAGCACTGCCCATGGTACCGACCACCGAGGGAGGGTGGAACCTGAAGGGGAAATTGCAGATGtgagcatccctgcctgctcgGCACGGGGAGCACCCAAGCACCTCACCTACCAGACCTACCTGTGGGACTGGAAATGAATTGCCAAGTCAGCCAGTGGAAATCCCTCATGGCTCTGGTGCAGGTGGGATTCACCTAACTCGAAATTTAGCCATCTAAAAACTAAGCGTCTACTTGAAACTTCATTGGAGACAACAGAGTGAGCTCAGCATctccagaaagaaatttttaattttccctaaGAGTAGGTGGTGTGGCTTATGCCCATACAGCCAAACTTTCTCCCCCCAGACAAATAAGGTGGCCTCATCCAACATGCCCAAGGGTAACAGTTCCTGGTCGATGCTACCCCTTGGACCACACCAGGGCACTGCCTGGTGAATGGCAGTTGGCACAGGCAGAAATTGTGCCAGGGACTGTGCCCACGATTAAGCTGCCTGCATGGCTGTGGGCCACTGCCTGTCCTGTGCTCTTGCCCCGGTTACTTTAGATGGTGACGTGGCAGACTCAGTGGtagatgcttatttttaaggcaAGATCACTGGAGGTCACcaaatgaatatgaaataagTGGTGCCTCATCAGCTCTGGCAGAACTGGAATTTGGCTCTCAGTAGGGCTTTACTCCAATCCTGAGTTCAGCTGGACGTAAATTAGCATTTTGAAACCCAGAGTCGACTCACCAACCCTCTTCCTTCTCAGTAAAGAAAAGGAGGCTTACCTTTTGGGAATGTCGTGAGCCTCAGTGGAGAAATGCATGAGCCTTCCTTGCACTTCCAGGCCCACGTTAAATGCCAGCAGGAACTCCATGCCGTTGGGTTTGGTGCTTGGAGGTAGCATCTGGGaagctgccagcagagctggcagaacAGCCCCTGACGGGTGAGTAGCAGGGTGCCAGGTATCATCGAAGTCCATGGAGTGAGTCTGCCAGAGAAATGGAGGTAAGGACATGCTGGTGTggggggctggcagctgagGGAGCTAGGGGTCCTTGCTGATATTGCTGAGGCTACGTCTGTAACGGCATCCACCCAGTCACCTTGTGGTCCCCACGGTGGCTGTTTGGTCCTTCTAAAAGTGGTGTGCAAGACTGCAGAGGAGCCCATGACTTCTTGTCCCCCACTACCCCTCCCGGTCACCAGTCTGCTTCCTGTAATACTAACTAGTGTCTTTGAAGGCACCACAAAGTGGAGCCTCTCCTGGAAGACCCTGCCTTACCGCTACTCCGTTGGTGAACGCAGCCAGCGTGGGGGAGAGCTTTACGCCTGGCTTGCCATAGACGGAGCTCACGGCAACCGAAGAGTACAGCTCCTgtgaaagggagagaaattcAGGTGAGGACCTTGAGTGAAGCAGGGATTGTGTGAAGTCAGAACGCTCCTCTACTGCGAGGCAAAAGTCCTACATCAGCCATGGAATAAAGCCTTGGTTATGGCAGTGATGTCAGGGTGGGGACCATGTAACCACAGGGTAATATGGGGCTGGTCCTACCCGGCAGTACTGCAGAGCGATATCGAACACATGCGTCGTGCTGCCCACGAGGCCAACCCCAATGCTGTCCAGGATCATCCTCTTGCTTCTGTGACAGACGGTCTTGGACA encodes:
- the GLOD5 gene encoding glyoxalase domain-containing protein 5 encodes the protein MLVPSPERMSWKEECMSPPSCFIQRLDHLVLTVKSIEDTVAFYSKVLGMEVVTFKGNRKALRFGNQKFNLHEVGKEFEPKARCPVPGSADICLITQVPLDQLQDHLKACGVIIEEGPVARTGAVGPITSIYFRDPDENLIEVSRYCTDATAVDGGEP
- the LOC104631121 gene encoding cis-aconitate decarboxylase, encoding MVYLTLQKSQKFLASSRQVHKTAAHVVARSAPEETVTSSFASFIHAARPEHLSKTVCHRSKRMILDSIGVGLVGSTTHVFDIALQYCRELYSSVAVSSVYGKPGVKLSPTLAAFTNGVATHSMDFDDTWHPATHPSGAVLPALLAASQMLPPSTKPNGMEFLLAFNVGLEVQGRLMHFSTEAHDIPKRFHPPSVVGTMGSAAATAKLLSLSTAQCSHALGIAASLAGAPMANAATQAKPLHIGNATRLGLEAALLAARGMEANPLILDDIPGCSGFSAFYSIYQPKPLSTPSDHHEFLLEKQDIAFKRFPAHLGMHWVVDAALSVRNLFINYAGSFSPSLIRTIVLKIPVSKYINRPFPSSEHQARHSFQFNACTALLDGEVGLSSFTESSIHRPELRELLHKVVVEHPEDNVANFDKMYGEVALLLHSGDVLTGKCDTFYGHWRKPLSKESLLKKFRSNASHVLPEEKIETIITMVDNLENLSDSSQLACSL